The following proteins come from a genomic window of Maribacter sp. HTCC2170:
- a CDS encoding flavin monoamine oxidase family protein produces the protein MSHLKRRTFMKNVVTAGVGATVLPINTLAANEAQEEFEFKSKPSGVSKKVIVGGAGIGGLCSAYELMKKGHEVIVLEASGRHGGHVYTTRDELSDGLYGDFGQEHIVKPGYERYWNYLDEFDITALPYPRRKNLKRKINGKFYTEQMLKDPSVLKNFGFNKREIKHLSKNPWPELKSLFTKPYLDAFKDEYQPFGVGHDALDNIPMSDIYKKEGASETALKFLGGNNSSALYELWYAAILKMRGVATYPTEVFRLKGGNQMLPNAFAKRLGSRVWLNCPITSIENGETSVSVKYKQQGEVKEITADYFVNCIPLPTLKNIPIQPALPKEKQFVNENITYDSYQRFVFQASSRFWEKDGYKDINMSLGHPDLWEVWQSAEEVDTHRVIVLGTGPGGVSPKRALAAFRASYPGNGDSIELAVGRDWTKQKYSSNCERTAFPIGELHKFWPHIIQSHGRIHFAGAYADNLNWGTEAATRSGNRVAETIDML, from the coding sequence ATGAGCCATCTGAAAAGAAGAACTTTTATGAAAAATGTGGTAACCGCAGGAGTTGGGGCAACTGTCTTACCTATTAATACATTAGCCGCCAATGAGGCACAGGAAGAATTTGAGTTCAAATCAAAACCTTCAGGAGTTTCAAAAAAAGTCATTGTAGGCGGCGCAGGGATTGGTGGGTTATGCAGTGCATATGAATTAATGAAAAAGGGGCACGAAGTAATTGTATTGGAAGCATCAGGTAGACATGGAGGCCATGTGTATACTACAAGGGACGAACTTTCAGATGGACTATATGGAGATTTTGGACAGGAACATATTGTAAAACCAGGCTATGAAAGATATTGGAATTATCTTGATGAATTCGATATTACAGCCCTGCCCTACCCAAGAAGAAAAAATCTAAAAAGAAAAATAAATGGGAAATTCTACACAGAACAGATGCTCAAGGACCCTTCTGTGTTAAAAAACTTTGGTTTTAATAAAAGAGAAATAAAACATCTATCCAAGAATCCATGGCCAGAGTTAAAATCACTCTTCACGAAACCGTACTTGGATGCATTCAAAGATGAATACCAACCTTTCGGAGTTGGCCATGATGCCTTGGACAATATTCCAATGTCTGATATTTATAAAAAGGAAGGGGCATCAGAGACAGCATTAAAGTTTTTGGGCGGGAATAATTCCTCTGCTCTTTACGAACTATGGTATGCCGCCATACTAAAAATGAGGGGAGTTGCCACATACCCAACAGAGGTTTTTCGTTTAAAAGGAGGAAACCAGATGTTGCCAAATGCCTTTGCAAAAAGATTGGGTTCTAGAGTGTGGTTGAATTGTCCTATCACTTCTATTGAAAATGGGGAAACCAGTGTAAGTGTAAAATATAAACAACAAGGGGAGGTAAAAGAAATTACCGCTGATTATTTTGTGAATTGTATTCCTCTTCCTACCCTCAAAAATATACCTATTCAGCCGGCTTTGCCAAAAGAAAAGCAATTCGTCAATGAAAATATAACCTATGATTCATACCAGCGTTTTGTTTTTCAGGCGAGTTCAAGGTTTTGGGAAAAAGATGGTTATAAAGACATTAACATGAGTTTGGGGCATCCTGATTTATGGGAGGTATGGCAATCTGCCGAAGAAGTGGATACTCATAGGGTGATTGTTTTGGGAACAGGACCGGGTGGTGTGTCCCCAAAGCGGGCGTTGGCCGCCTTTCGTGCATCCTATCCAGGAAATGGTGATTCTATCGAATTGGCTGTTGGTAGGGACTGGACCAAACAAAAATATTCATCAAATTGTGAAAGAACAGCATTTCCAATTGGGGAACTTCATAAATTTTGGCCGCACATAATACAATCTCATGGTCGAATACATTTTGCAGGTGCTTATGCTGATAATCTCAATTGGGGTACCGAGGCTGCCACGCGATCAGGCAACAGGGTCGCGGAAACTATTGACATGCTTTGA
- a CDS encoding c-type cytochrome produces the protein MQRFYIIAVILFVFFYFTIGFSQFQIQENSPPIVKFVAPKDFSSFSRNSLLPYIIHVSDYEDGNSEYDEINPTEVLLIAKYLKSSSEIKPYLTKESKTNYSSLVEMSRSTCFSCHSAKGKLIGPSFEQIATKYKKNEKAIEFLTEKIIAGGTSIWGDEKMPPHPDLKVDQVQEMVYWILENNSDSDKNYLTGIAGTIKTMEQPGSDHEKSILVLTARYSDHGSNNQLHNSKQGQTTLILKNN, from the coding sequence ATGCAACGATTTTATATCATAGCGGTAATTCTTTTTGTTTTCTTCTATTTTACCATTGGTTTTTCGCAGTTTCAAATACAGGAAAACAGTCCTCCAATAGTTAAGTTTGTTGCTCCAAAAGACTTTAGCTCATTTAGTCGGAACTCCTTATTACCTTATATCATACACGTTTCAGATTATGAGGATGGTAATTCGGAATACGACGAGATTAATCCAACTGAAGTTCTTTTAATAGCGAAGTATCTGAAAAGCTCTTCAGAGATAAAACCATATTTGACCAAAGAATCTAAGACAAACTATAGCTCGTTAGTCGAGATGAGTCGTTCAACATGCTTTAGTTGTCACAGTGCCAAAGGAAAACTAATTGGGCCTTCGTTTGAACAAATTGCTACGAAATACAAAAAGAATGAAAAAGCAATAGAATTTCTCACTGAAAAAATAATTGCCGGGGGCACTTCTATTTGGGGTGATGAAAAAATGCCTCCCCACCCAGATTTGAAGGTTGACCAAGTGCAGGAAATGGTATATTGGATTTTGGAAAATAATTCCGATTCAGACAAAAACTATTTAACTGGAATTGCAGGGACTATCAAAACAATGGAACAACCTGGGTCAGATCATGAAAAAAGTATTCTTGTTTTGACAGCTCGTTATTCAGATCATGGTTCAAATAATCAACTACATAATAGCAAACAAGGGCAGACCACTCTTATATTAAAAAACAACTAA
- a CDS encoding alpha/beta hydrolase produces the protein MKNIVLVLMLTVGSMNAQDTIVPLWPKNSVPNYIESEEREVLVRGDDLDRISKVQEPTIEVYLPAKANANGQAMLIFPGGGYQILAYDWEGTDIAKFLNGKGVAGIVVKYRMPSSVSQKDKHLVPLIDAQRAIRLVRNMSSELNIETDKIGIIGFSAGGHLASTLGTHFDEKVYESIDEIDKISARPNFMALGYPVISMKSMMTHKGSKEKLANKNAKPSIVEYFSNEEQVTEDTPPTFLFHASDDKVVPVENSLAFYRALIEKGVSATMHIYPKGGHGFSLARNDLHLRGWTERMFEWIESLE, from the coding sequence ATGAAAAATATAGTTTTAGTATTAATGCTTACAGTGGGTTCAATGAATGCGCAAGATACTATTGTTCCACTTTGGCCGAAGAATAGTGTTCCAAATTATATTGAATCTGAAGAAAGAGAGGTTCTTGTTCGAGGAGATGATCTTGACCGAATAAGTAAAGTACAAGAACCCACTATTGAGGTTTATTTACCTGCAAAGGCTAATGCCAATGGGCAAGCCATGTTGATTTTTCCTGGTGGGGGCTACCAAATTTTAGCATATGATTGGGAAGGAACGGATATTGCTAAATTTTTAAATGGAAAAGGAGTCGCAGGAATTGTAGTAAAGTATCGAATGCCTTCTTCAGTTTCACAAAAAGACAAGCATCTGGTACCATTGATTGATGCACAACGAGCTATTCGCTTGGTTAGAAATATGTCCAGTGAATTGAATATTGAAACAGATAAAATCGGAATAATCGGGTTTTCTGCAGGTGGGCATTTGGCATCTACTTTGGGCACCCATTTTGATGAAAAAGTATATGAATCCATTGATGAAATAGATAAAATAAGTGCCAGACCAAACTTTATGGCTTTAGGGTACCCAGTTATATCAATGAAAAGTATGATGACTCATAAAGGGTCTAAAGAAAAATTGGCCAACAAAAATGCAAAGCCTTCCATAGTAGAGTATTTTTCCAATGAAGAACAGGTAACTGAAGATACACCGCCTACCTTTCTATTTCATGCATCTGATGACAAAGTTGTTCCCGTTGAGAATAGTTTGGCCTTTTATAGGGCGTTGATAGAGAAAGGGGTTTCAGCAACAATGCATATCTATCCAAAAGGAGGACATGGATTTTCTTTAGCTCGAAACGATTTACACCTAAGGGGATGGACAGAGCGAATGTTCGAGTGGATTGAAAGTTTGGAATGA
- a CDS encoding M15 family metallopeptidase yields the protein MSRFILLFCLILIGGCKEHPTNKNLEPSTRAITVDSIKIEKVIEEKFKTYNGLADTTFVRLADFSVGFAYDMRYATKNNFLKEKVYDCAECYTRVKTAKALIKANKAFKKSGVKIKFFDCYRPNSVQYKMWELVPNPQYVANPVKGSIHNKGGAVDITLVTLQGEELDMGTDFDFFGKRAYHDNLDLPKEILDNRKLLKETMEKHGFWSTRTEWWHYNLQGAHKDPIANFKWDCSTEN from the coding sequence ATGAGTAGATTTATTTTATTATTCTGTTTGATTTTAATCGGGGGATGCAAAGAGCATCCAACTAATAAAAATCTTGAACCTTCAACAAGGGCCATAACGGTTGATTCTATCAAAATTGAAAAGGTAATTGAAGAGAAGTTCAAAACTTATAATGGACTGGCCGATACCACGTTTGTTCGATTGGCAGATTTTAGTGTCGGTTTCGCTTATGATATGCGCTATGCCACTAAAAATAATTTTTTAAAAGAGAAAGTCTATGATTGCGCCGAATGCTATACCCGTGTAAAAACTGCAAAAGCCTTGATAAAAGCGAATAAGGCATTTAAGAAAAGTGGTGTCAAGATAAAATTCTTTGATTGCTATAGACCAAATTCAGTTCAGTATAAAATGTGGGAGCTTGTGCCCAACCCACAGTATGTGGCCAATCCAGTAAAAGGTTCAATACATAATAAAGGAGGTGCGGTAGATATAACTTTGGTCACCCTTCAAGGCGAAGAATTGGATATGGGGACCGATTTTGATTTTTTTGGTAAAAGAGCATATCACGATAATTTAGATTTACCCAAAGAAATTCTGGATAATAGGAAGCTTTTAAAAGAGACCATGGAAAAGCACGGATTTTGGTCAACAAGAACAGAGTGGTGGCACTACAATTTGCAAGGAGCCCACAAAGATCCAATTGCAAATTTTAAATGGGATTGTTCAACAGAAAATTAA
- a CDS encoding glycoside hydrolase family 130 protein, whose amino-acid sequence MNLRALLVFFTAISLLSCKQEKPAAAANNAVPNEKWMLGFEKTDINPIMVADSSYSFIDPITQVNVQWQKADVFNPGAIVRNDTVFMLFRAEDNPEAILGGRTSRIGLGYSLDGINFTKYPEPVLYPDNDDFSKWDQPGGIEDPRIVETPDGTYIMLYTSWNKDVARLSSASSTDLRNWTKHGPVFESAHQGRFLNIWSKSGSIVTELKDGRLIAKKINGKYHMYWGELFVNLALSDDGIDWEPVLESAGELMHVFKPSLKKFDSHLTEPGPPAIYTENGILLLYNGKNLSGEGATTKVAEGTYCGGQVLFDKNEPTKVLDRLETPFICPDLPHEITGQYKAGTTFIEGLVYFQDKWFLYYGTADSMVGLAIKKD is encoded by the coding sequence ATGAATTTAAGAGCTCTACTCGTGTTTTTTACTGCAATTAGTCTATTGTCTTGTAAACAAGAAAAACCTGCCGCGGCTGCAAATAATGCAGTGCCAAATGAAAAATGGATGCTTGGATTTGAAAAGACCGACATCAATCCAATAATGGTAGCTGATTCCAGCTATTCATTTATCGACCCAATCACCCAAGTAAATGTACAATGGCAAAAGGCCGATGTTTTCAATCCTGGAGCTATCGTAAGAAATGATACAGTTTTCATGCTATTTAGGGCCGAGGATAATCCCGAAGCTATTCTGGGAGGAAGAACATCAAGAATAGGCCTTGGCTATAGTTTAGATGGAATAAACTTTACTAAGTATCCAGAGCCTGTACTATATCCTGATAATGATGATTTCAGCAAATGGGACCAACCGGGGGGAATAGAAGACCCTCGAATTGTTGAAACCCCAGACGGCACTTATATTATGCTCTATACAAGTTGGAACAAGGATGTTGCCAGACTTTCAAGTGCAAGTTCCACAGACTTGAGGAATTGGACAAAGCACGGTCCTGTATTTGAAAGTGCCCACCAAGGTAGATTTTTGAATATATGGAGTAAATCAGGTTCAATCGTCACCGAATTAAAAGATGGAAGATTGATTGCAAAAAAAATCAATGGTAAGTATCATATGTATTGGGGGGAGCTTTTTGTAAATTTGGCGCTGTCTGATGATGGAATAGATTGGGAACCAGTTCTGGAATCAGCCGGAGAACTTATGCACGTGTTCAAACCGTCTCTAAAGAAATTTGATAGTCATTTGACCGAACCAGGGCCACCCGCTATTTATACCGAAAATGGAATCCTACTTCTTTACAACGGAAAAAATTTAAGTGGTGAGGGAGCAACAACTAAAGTCGCCGAAGGAACCTATTGTGGAGGTCAGGTATTATTCGATAAAAATGAGCCAACTAAAGTTCTTGACCGGTTGGAAACACCTTTTATCTGCCCAGATCTGCCACATGAAATAACAGGACAGTATAAAGCTGGAACAACCTTTATCGAAGGCTTGGTCTATTTCCAAGACAAATGGTTCTTATACTATGGCACAGCTGATTCAATGGTAGGTCTTGCAATCAAAAAAGATTGA
- a CDS encoding arylsulfatase: protein MRNIFILLLTLFIVSCEKKTKEKNEIQTKPNVVLIMTDDQGWGDLSFNGNTNLSTPNIDAIAKNGASFQNFYVQPVCSPTRAELLTGKYAARLGVYSTSTGGERFNSKETTIAEIFKKAGYKTTAYGKWHSGMQPPYHPNSRGFDDYYGFTSGHWGNYFSPMLEHNGEIVKGEGFLVDDLTNKGLDFITENKNNPFFLYLPYNTPHSPMQVPNEYWERFEKKKLDMRYQGNEEESENFTRAALAMVENIDFNMGRLTNKLKELGLEENTIIVYLSDNGPNGWRWNGGMRGRKGSTDEGGVRSPFFIQWKNTIPKNKKISQIAGAIDILPTLTSLAGINQPTIKSIDGKDLKTLIADKNPTWESRHIVNHWRGKTSIRTQKYRLDNENRLYDMQNDIGQRTDLSSELPQLTDSLVNIKNIWLKDAVTVKPENKRPFTLGHPDFIYTQIPARDGIPHGNIKRSNRHPNNTFFTNWTSLDDKITWDVEVLADGEFEVELYYTCAAENVGATLKLTHNKNELSTTITEPHDPPLTGMENDRDPRIESYVKDFKSMKMGKIKLNNGKGKLTLKALEIKGSAVIDVRLLLFKRLD from the coding sequence ATGCGTAATATCTTTATTCTGCTTTTAACTTTATTCATTGTTTCCTGTGAAAAGAAAACCAAGGAAAAAAATGAGATTCAAACAAAACCAAATGTTGTTTTAATCATGACCGACGATCAAGGCTGGGGTGATTTAAGCTTCAATGGCAACACCAATTTATCCACACCAAACATTGATGCCATTGCCAAAAATGGTGCGTCCTTTCAAAACTTTTATGTTCAACCTGTATGCTCACCCACTAGGGCAGAGCTTTTAACTGGCAAGTATGCAGCACGATTAGGGGTGTATTCAACATCAACAGGTGGAGAACGTTTCAATAGTAAAGAGACTACAATCGCGGAAATCTTTAAAAAAGCAGGTTACAAAACTACAGCTTATGGTAAATGGCATAGTGGTATGCAACCACCTTATCACCCCAATTCAAGGGGCTTTGATGATTATTATGGATTCACTTCAGGTCACTGGGGGAATTATTTTAGTCCAATGCTCGAGCACAATGGAGAAATTGTAAAAGGAGAGGGTTTCTTGGTTGATGACCTTACCAATAAAGGCCTTGACTTCATTACTGAAAACAAAAACAATCCATTCTTTTTATACCTACCCTACAACACCCCACATAGCCCAATGCAAGTGCCAAATGAATATTGGGAACGCTTTGAAAAGAAAAAGCTTGACATGCGTTATCAAGGAAACGAAGAAGAATCTGAAAATTTTACAAGAGCTGCGTTGGCCATGGTAGAAAATATTGATTTTAATATGGGTAGATTAACCAATAAATTAAAAGAATTGGGACTTGAGGAAAATACGATAATCGTATACCTCTCGGATAATGGACCTAATGGATGGCGTTGGAATGGTGGAATGCGAGGCAGAAAAGGATCAACAGACGAAGGTGGTGTACGTTCTCCTTTTTTCATACAATGGAAAAACACTATTCCCAAGAATAAAAAGATTTCTCAAATAGCCGGGGCAATTGATATTCTACCAACTTTGACCAGTTTAGCTGGCATCAACCAACCAACAATTAAATCAATTGACGGAAAAGATCTAAAAACACTCATTGCTGATAAAAACCCTACCTGGGAGTCGAGACATATTGTTAATCATTGGCGAGGCAAAACAAGTATTAGAACCCAGAAGTACCGACTAGACAATGAAAATCGTCTTTATGACATGCAAAATGATATTGGGCAAAGGACAGATCTATCATCTGAATTACCCCAATTAACGGATTCTTTGGTAAATATCAAAAATATATGGCTTAAAGATGCTGTCACTGTAAAACCAGAAAATAAACGTCCATTTACCTTGGGGCATCCTGATTTTATATATACACAAATACCAGCAAGAGATGGGATTCCCCATGGGAATATTAAAAGAAGTAATCGCCATCCCAATAATACCTTTTTTACCAATTGGACCAGTCTTGACGATAAAATCACCTGGGATGTGGAAGTTTTAGCCGATGGTGAATTTGAGGTTGAGCTTTACTACACCTGTGCAGCCGAAAATGTTGGAGCAACATTAAAGCTCACCCATAATAAAAACGAACTTTCAACCACAATAACCGAGCCCCATGACCCACCGTTAACAGGGATGGAAAATGATCGGGACCCGCGGATTGAATCTTACGTTAAAGACTTTAAGTCTATGAAAATGGGCAAAATAAAACTTAACAACGGAAAAGGTAAATTGACTTTAAAGGCCCTTGAAATAAAAGGTAGCGCCGTTATTGATGTACGTTTACTACTATTTAAGCGATTGGATTAG
- a CDS encoding sulfatase, producing MESPRVIIASYLCLLSLMLGACTSNAEEKKENRPPNIIWLVAEDQSPDFFPMYGDSTISLPNIESLATDGVIFDNAFSPVPVCAPARSALITGMYPTTLGTHNMRTYKAWGNENEPTIKIPNYSPIAPDGVKMFTEYLRKEGYYCANGPKEDYNFAKTEGSWDESSKDRHWKNRKPDQPFFTVFNFGVCHESQIWKRRKDSLFVDPMEVPVPPYFPDTDVVRHDLAVNYSNLKRLDDQIGVVIQQLKEDGLYENSIIFFYGDHGGPFPRHKRALYDTGIKVPLTIKFPKNDNAGSRDDRLISFIDFAPTVLSLAEIEPPKVMQGKAQLGEFEVTKKPGYTFHSSDRFDELYDRLRAVRSKRYKYIKSFDTEISHAIPVSYREQMPMMNELRKLYAQGLLNDEQAFWLNDTKPEEELYDLKNDPYELNNLVGHQEFGDTLRVMRNVLKEWIDKTKDLGQFAETDLIEKWIPNGKQPQLPPLEMEENDKGIRLISKKADATIVWKHPKDTVWNIYDNLISKGVEFEAKAGRIGYQESELLIND from the coding sequence ATGGAATCCCCCAGGGTTATTATTGCCTCATATCTTTGTTTGCTGTCCTTGATGTTAGGAGCTTGTACAAGCAATGCTGAGGAAAAAAAGGAAAACAGGCCACCGAATATCATTTGGTTGGTAGCCGAGGATCAGTCCCCTGATTTTTTTCCGATGTACGGGGATAGCACTATTTCATTACCGAATATTGAATCACTTGCGACAGACGGAGTAATTTTTGACAATGCCTTTTCACCCGTTCCGGTATGCGCCCCGGCCCGTAGTGCTTTGATAACGGGTATGTACCCTACAACTTTAGGTACACATAATATGCGGACTTACAAAGCATGGGGCAATGAAAATGAACCCACAATTAAAATTCCTAACTATTCGCCAATTGCTCCTGATGGAGTGAAGATGTTCACAGAATATCTTAGAAAAGAAGGATATTACTGTGCCAACGGCCCAAAGGAGGACTATAATTTTGCTAAGACAGAAGGTTCATGGGATGAGAGTAGTAAAGATCGTCATTGGAAAAATCGGAAGCCAGACCAACCTTTCTTTACGGTATTCAATTTTGGAGTTTGTCATGAATCGCAAATTTGGAAAAGAAGAAAGGATTCTCTTTTTGTTGATCCAATGGAAGTTCCCGTTCCGCCATATTTTCCTGATACAGATGTTGTTAGACACGATTTAGCTGTAAATTATAGTAATTTAAAACGATTGGATGATCAGATTGGTGTTGTCATACAGCAACTCAAAGAGGACGGCCTTTATGAAAACAGCATCATTTTCTTTTATGGTGATCATGGCGGGCCTTTTCCACGCCATAAAAGAGCCCTTTATGATACAGGAATCAAAGTGCCGCTGACCATAAAATTCCCCAAAAATGATAATGCAGGGAGTCGAGATGATCGTTTGATCAGTTTTATTGATTTTGCACCAACAGTTCTTTCTTTGGCTGAAATAGAACCACCAAAAGTCATGCAGGGAAAAGCGCAACTCGGTGAATTTGAAGTAACAAAAAAACCAGGTTACACCTTTCATTCTTCTGACCGATTTGATGAATTGTATGATCGCCTAAGAGCAGTAAGATCAAAAAGATATAAGTATATAAAGAGTTTTGACACAGAAATCAGTCATGCCATACCTGTTTCGTATCGTGAGCAAATGCCCATGATGAACGAACTTCGAAAACTATATGCTCAGGGATTATTGAATGATGAACAGGCCTTTTGGTTAAATGATACAAAACCTGAAGAAGAGTTGTATGATTTGAAAAATGACCCTTACGAGTTGAATAATTTGGTTGGGCATCAAGAATTCGGGGATACACTCAGGGTTATGCGAAATGTCTTAAAAGAATGGATTGATAAAACCAAAGATCTTGGCCAATTTGCAGAAACTGATTTAATCGAAAAATGGATACCAAATGGAAAACAGCCTCAGCTACCTCCTTTGGAGATGGAAGAAAATGATAAAGGAATCAGATTGATTTCAAAAAAAGCTGATGCAACCATTGTTTGGAAGCACCCAAAAGATACAGTTTGGAACATCTATGACAATCTTATTTCGAAAGGTGTTGAATTTGAAGCCAAAGCTGGTCGCATTGGATATCAGGAAAGTGAACTGTTGATTAATGATTAA
- a CDS encoding sugar phosphate isomerase/epimerase family protein: MKNKIIVILALIVSQIGIQQLAAQEFGIQLYSLRNQFKKDVSGSLKTISEWGLTNLEGGDTYGLSFEEFDGLLNEFELDVVSVGASYDDLKNKSEEVLANAKRFSANFVMCPWIPHKGNEFNIENVKEAVKVFNNAGKLFKEAGITLAYHAHGYEFRPYKNDTLFDYMVENAQFFAFEMDVFWVQHGGVDPMALLNKYPEKFVLFHLKDMAKSVVGNNTGHEDVETNVVLGTGQVDIEGVVKRAREIGIAKYMFIEDECSRVMQQVPESLEFIKGIE, from the coding sequence ATGAAAAACAAAATAATAGTAATTCTTGCATTGATTGTATCGCAAATAGGTATTCAACAATTAGCTGCCCAAGAATTTGGAATCCAATTGTATAGTTTAAGAAATCAATTCAAAAAAGATGTTTCAGGATCATTAAAGACGATTAGTGAGTGGGGGTTGACCAATTTGGAAGGTGGTGACACCTATGGTCTCTCTTTTGAGGAATTTGATGGTTTGCTAAATGAATTTGAATTGGATGTTGTTAGTGTGGGAGCATCATATGATGATTTAAAGAATAAATCCGAAGAGGTTTTGGCAAATGCCAAGAGGTTCAGTGCAAACTTTGTAATGTGCCCTTGGATTCCACATAAAGGAAATGAATTTAATATAGAGAATGTCAAAGAAGCGGTGAAGGTTTTCAATAATGCAGGAAAATTATTTAAAGAAGCAGGGATTACATTAGCCTATCATGCCCATGGTTATGAATTTAGACCTTACAAAAATGATACACTATTTGATTATATGGTCGAAAACGCCCAATTTTTTGCTTTTGAAATGGATGTGTTTTGGGTACAACATGGCGGTGTAGACCCAATGGCGTTGCTTAATAAGTACCCTGAAAAATTTGTTCTTTTTCATTTGAAAGATATGGCCAAAAGTGTGGTTGGCAATAACACAGGTCATGAAGATGTAGAAACCAATGTGGTTCTGGGAACCGGTCAGGTCGATATTGAAGGTGTTGTTAAAAGAGCTAGGGAAATCGGAATCGCTAAATATATGTTCATTGAGGACGAGTGTTCAAGAGTGATGCAACAAGTGCCAGAAAGTCTTGAATTTATTAAAGGTATTGAGTAA
- a CDS encoding gluconate 2-dehydrogenase subunit 3 family protein, giving the protein MDRRKSLQTIILGAGAASTGLVFQGCNPEEGPTVEENISKGAEKFFGRTPEELELIDKLNSEQLFNAHEMETIAVLTTVILPPKEPNGGPIEAEVPAFIEFIGKDYPEMQMTLLGGLMWLDHKCNTEFNLEFKSASLEQQKGILDTIAFHDVEVPLEKQPLEIQFFHLMRGLTVTGYYTSKVGIADLGYKGNMPNVWDGVPEDVLEQHGVAYDTDWIAKCVDQSKRGIIAEWDDEGNLLT; this is encoded by the coding sequence ATGGATAGAAGAAAAAGTTTACAGACTATTATTCTTGGAGCCGGTGCAGCCTCTACCGGTTTGGTTTTTCAGGGATGTAATCCCGAGGAAGGACCTACAGTTGAGGAAAACATCAGCAAGGGAGCAGAAAAGTTTTTTGGAAGAACTCCCGAAGAATTGGAACTGATTGATAAATTGAACTCCGAACAGTTGTTCAATGCGCATGAAATGGAAACAATTGCTGTTTTGACCACAGTTATACTTCCACCCAAAGAACCAAATGGTGGCCCTATTGAGGCAGAAGTACCGGCATTTATTGAATTCATAGGCAAGGATTATCCTGAAATGCAAATGACCCTGCTAGGTGGTCTTATGTGGTTAGATCATAAATGTAATACTGAATTCAATCTTGAATTTAAATCAGCAAGTCTTGAACAGCAAAAAGGTATATTGGATACAATTGCTTTTCATGATGTTGAGGTTCCACTGGAAAAACAACCCCTTGAAATACAGTTTTTTCATTTGATGAGAGGACTTACCGTAACCGGATATTATACTTCCAAGGTTGGTATTGCAGATTTAGGGTATAAAGGCAATATGCCCAATGTTTGGGATGGTGTTCCAGAGGATGTTTTAGAGCAACACGGAGTGGCTTATGACACTGATTGGATAGCAAAATGTGTAGATCAAAGTAAAAGAGGCATTATTGCCGAGTGGGATGATGAAGGAAATTTATTAACGTAA